A window of the Cryptosporidium parvum Iowa II chromosome 7, whole genome shotgun sequence genome harbors these coding sequences:
- a CDS encoding major facilitator superfamily transporter — translation MKPSANDDSIYELDSKKFDLYKETSVANGCYRHERYMKHPRAVRFVFAWMLIAQVLRNYDTGALPVLLGLISDEFGLDEMKLGVLGAVPYVSAMATAFIMNHPLQKYSQKWIIVTSLFFLSFGLALLISSTTSTLLYISRIIMGSMQAPLSIYIPVWVDEFTPPNKLTAWMGASQVTMIIGVATGYLITGFSLNYHNGWRYSLLAPCLLLLIMSICLVFTKSEYFNVKYFNHEGRNSEIEMGGGKMNSDDAISLDRQIKDSAAIQCSIPSSCSTELVESPYNSIAVSTKLITLNKSQENISNSNNTFSFDTRVQKISGDFSAEITKSRIEKSALSDLNDTKNTVTVEKSTDFQPTLTTHYISISRSLSLSEFTNGTSQSSQPLNSSIINLNQEPSANATNEEKLESENSKSSVLKRLIAYSKWKCLLANSIYMLSITTLSVIYYVVTAVQFWTTRYLQQIYTTRDGIIFMSFSATAVIAPTTGIVFSGFIIDFIGGYKSERGLFYTMLFCMVSAIFATLFGALALIVDNFTVTIVGVWGLLFFGSFLVPPITGISVGVVEPQARQFATTVAMVTYHVFGFALGSLLPGAVLQLSGINRTGMTIVYGFSGLGVIVNFFACIIAYRKLRASKESIHT, via the coding sequence ATGAAGCCTTCTGCCAATGATGATTCAATATATGAGTTGGACagtaaaaaatttgatcTTTACAAAGAAACTAGTGTTGCAAATGGCTGTTATAGACATGAAAGATATATGAAACATCCTCGTGCTGTTAGATTTGTTTTTGCGTGGATGCTTATAGCGCAAGTACTTAGGAACTACGACACTGGTGCGTTGCCAGTTCTCCTTGGATTAATTTCTGATGAGTTTGGACTAGACGAAATGAAATTAGGAGTTTTGGGTGCAGTACCGTATGTATCTGCGATGGCAACTGCATTTATTATGAATCACCCCCTTCAAAAATATAGCCAGAAATGGATAATAGTCACTTCCCTATTTTTCCTATCTTTTGGGCTCgctttattaatatcttctaCGACAAGTACATTATTGTATATTTCGAGGATAATCATGGGATCTATGCAGGCACCTTTAAGTATTTATATCCCTGTATGGGTCGACGAATTTACGCCTCCAAATAAACTTACAGCATGGATGGGGGCGTCACAAGTAACAATGATTATTGGAGTTGCTACAGGGTATCTTATTACTGGATTCTCTTTAAATTACCATAATGGATGGAGATATTCTCTTCTTGCTCCCTgtttattacttttaattaTGTCAATTTGTCTTGTATTCACAAAAAGTGAATACTTTAACGTAAAGTATTTTAATCACGAAGGCAGAAATTCGGAAATAGAAATGGGAGGTGGCAAAATGAACTCTGATGATGCAATTAGTTTGGATAGGCAAATTAAAGATAGCGCAGCAATTCAATGTTCAATTCCTTCTTCATGTTCAACGGAGCTCGTCGAAAGCCCTTATAACTCGATTGCTGTTTCAACTAAACTTATTACCCTAAATAAGTCACAAGAAAAcatttcaaattctaataatactttttcATTTGATACTCGAGTTCAGAAAATATCAGGCGATTTTTCTGCCGAAATTACTAAGTCTCGGATTGAAAAGAGCGCTCTGAGTGATTTAAACGACACAAAAAATACTGTTACGGTTGAAAAGTCGACTGATTTTCAGCCAACACTCACAACTCACTATATTTCCATTTCGAGGTCGCTATCACTTTCCGAATTTACAAATGGAACGTCTCAGAGTTCACAACCCCTAAATTctagtattattaatctaAATCAAGAACCTTCAGCTAATGCAACAAACGaagaaaaattagaatcggaaaattcaaaatcaagtgttttaaaaagattaattGCATACAGCAAATGGAAGTGCCTATTGGcaaattcaatttataTGCTTTCAATTACCACTCTGTCTGTTATTTACTACGTGGTTACAGCCGTACAATTCTGGACGACTAGATATTTACAGCAAATATATACTACTAGAGAtggaattattttcatgtCATTCTCTGCAACTGCTGTGATTGCCCCTACTACAGGAATAGTATTTTCCGGCTTTATAATCGACTTTATAGGCGGGTATAAGAGTGAGCGCGGTTTATTTTACACTATGCTATTTTGTATGGTATCTGCAATATTTGCAACTTTATTTGGTGCACTAGCACTTATAGTCGATAATTTTACAGTCACAATTGTTGGCGTTTGGggattattgttttttggATCATTTCTTGTTCCACCTATTACTGGTATTAGCGTTGGAGTTGTTGAACCACAAGCACGGCAATTTGCAACAACAGTTGCAATGGTAACTTACCACGTATTTGGATTTGCCCTTGGAAGCCTTTTGCCAGGTGCAGTGCTACAATTATCAGGTATTAATAGAACAGGGATGACTATAGTTTATGGCTTCTCAGGATTGGGTGTGATTGTCAATTTTTTTGCTTGTATCATTGCATATAGGAAACTACGCGCATCAAAAGAAAGCATACATACATAG
- a CDS encoding protein kinase, with amino-acid sequence MHYGANKVVPTAIMPQNKFMNNYTINGVRNNIYNFHSHAENNNFQSLSPCINNLDIVNLNQRQFILHKQFTPPQTSNNLRCASLSPFSRLDNLKFKREPSNILIQKYSTQIIMPSLTSRRDGLNAPPVSFKKFNVFQHCNIQGSQSSPYNLHAVPGTPSSRETYFFSKQSNLILSDNKTNKNSTDKVSTTMLPSCDKNKKASKSERSLFSVSASNLQLNNGNSVSKAVRMDNTPKGSQYDSFSTKIEQSETKYTDVNSEYPSETFSQLTSNNEIIEVKKDLIKRVPDASNGVLQRLKPNEYIKMDDLMLEPATQRGSFGVVFKGRIRSGIWSNKEVAVKRWKFDNESRISEEHFKSLEREVYAYRLLRHPNICSYIGVCLEPGFYAIITEYLTNGNLFELLYENKVVVSASDRLKISRQLCDAVNFIHHNNMVHRDIKTANIILDRSNNVKLCDFGQTRTMNIATKTSPPGVVLDENGGSPRYMAPECFYIGRSIDEKSDIWAIACCLLEIFGGPIPFYEYSSNEEVINAIIVEKKKPKIPSWFHPSISNLLSKCFERKPFKRPSSYEVLMILNGINSEDIKEYGMNVKRNINGDLVPGNNVNCNSINMRNGGRVVGNCVGVAQQKRIVVRAPPALD; translated from the coding sequence atgcATTATGGTGCAAATAAAGTAGTGCCTACAGCAATCATGCCGCAGAATAAGTTTATGAACAACTACACAATTAATGGCGTTcgaaataatatttataattttcattCTCATGCagaaaacaataattttcaGTCTTTATCTCCGtgcattaataatttggataTTGTTAATTTGAACCAGCGCCAATTTATTTTACATAAACAATTTACACCGCCACAAacatcaaataatttacgCTGTGCTTCTCTATCGCCATTTTCTAGATTggataatttaaaattcaaaagagAACCTAGTAACATTTTAATTCAGAAGTATTCGACACAAATTATTATGCCATCCTTAACTTCAAGGCGTGATGGGTTGAATGCGCCTCCAGTctcatttaaaaaatttaatgtaTTTCAGCACTGCAATATACAAGGTTCACAATCATCCCCATACAATTTACATGCGGTTCCAGGTACTCCTAGCTCAAGAGAAACgtatttcttttctaaGCAGTctaatttgattttatcAGATAATAAAACTAACAAAAACTCTACTGATAAAGTAAGTACAACTATGTTGCCAAGCTGTgacaaaaacaaaaaagcTTCGAAAAGTGAAagatctttattttctgtGAGTGCCTCTAACTTACAATTAAACAATGGAAATTCTGTTAGCAAAGCGGTTAGAATGGATAATACTCCAAAGGGTTCTCAGTATGACTCTTTTTCGACTAAAATTGAACAATCGGAAACAAAGTATACTGATGTTAATTCAGAATATCCATCAGAAACTTTTTCTCAACTTACTTCAAAcaatgaaataattgaagtaaaaaaagatttgaTAAAAAGAGTTCCAGATGCAAGTAATGGTGTTTTACAAAGGTTAAAGCcaaatgaatatataaaGATGGACGATTTAATGTTAGAGCCTGCTACTCAGAGAGGATCGTTTGGAGTTGTTTTTAAAGGTAGAATTAGATCTGGAATCTGGTCCAATAAAGAAGTTGCAGTGAAACGGTGGaaatttgataatgaaAGCAGGATATCGGAAGAACATTTTAAATCACTCGAGAGGGAAGTTTACGCATACAGACTACTACGCCATCCGAATATTTGTTCTTATATCGGAGTTTGCTTAGAACCTGGATTCTACGCAATAATCACAGAGTATCTCACAAATGGAaatctttttgaattattatatgaaaataaagttgTAGTATCTGCCTCGGATAGGTTAAAAATTTCAAGGCAGCTTTGCGATGCAGTTAACTTTATTCATCACAACAATATGGTTCATAGAGATATAAAGACAGCGAATATTATTCTAGATCGTTCGAATAATGTTAAATTGTGTGATTTTGGGCAAACTAGAACGATGAATATTGCAACTAAGACTAGCCCACCTGGTGTTGTTCTGGATGAAAATGGTGGATCGCCTAGGTATATGGCACCTGAGTGTTTTTACATTGGAAGGTCTATAGATGAAAAGTCGGATATTTGGGCTATTGCTTGTTGCTTATTGGAAATTTTTGGCGGCCCCATACCTTTTTATGAATACTCTTCAAATGAGGAAGTAATTAATGCAATTATAGTTGAGAAGAAGAAACCAAAAATTCCGTCATGGTTCCACCCCTCTATATCTAATTTACTCTCCAAGTGTTTCGAAAGAAAGCCATTCAAAAGACCATCTTCTTACGAGGTTCTAATGATTCTAAATGGGATAAATTCTGAAGATATTAAGGAATACGGTATGAATGTGAAGAGAAACATTAATGGCGACCTGGTACCAGGAAATAATGTGAATTGTAATAGCATCAATATGAGAAACGGAGGAAGAGTAGTGGGAAACTGTGTAGGAGTAGCACAACAGAAGAGAATAGTTGTTAGAGCGCCCCCTGCACTCGATTAG
- a CDS encoding hypothetical protein (transcripts identified by EST) gives MRHTRRFTIEIGRCLTFDCYYCEPEKTTLLRSQNDKESSHKINTIDVVKPDYLINRNDLLSSFFPGLYKVTKIQLCKNELLVYAQHDQQFIDISVLEIPAQEKCLFPSTVHETLANETWNFVVVLFRKVKKTTKPKRKRLGASVLARKGQIILVENIRFVRCGKSR, from the coding sequence ATGCGGCACACCCGTCGATTTACGATAGAAATAGGCAGGTGTTTAACATTCGATTGCTATTATTGCGAACCTGAGAAAACCACTTTGTTGAGATCACAAAATGATAAAGAGAGTTCGcataaaattaatactaTTGATGTTGTGAAGCCTGACTATTTGATAAATAGAAATGATCTTTTGTCTTCATTCTTTCCAGGATTATACAAAGTTACGAAAATCCAACTATGCAAGAATGAATTGTTAGTATATGCGCAACACGACCAACAATTCATTGATATATCCGTGTTGGAGATACCTGCGCAAGAAAAATGCTTGTTTCCCAGTACAGTCCATGAAACCCTGGCTAATGAAACATGGAATTTTGTGGTAGTTCTATTTCGCAAGGTGAAAAAAACTACCAAGCCAAAGAGAAAAAGGCTCGGTGCGAGTGTACTTGCTAGGAAAGGTCAAATCATATTAGTTGAGAACATACGGTTTGTTCGTTGCGGTAAAAGTCGATAG
- a CDS encoding SNF5 like protein (transcripts identified by EST): MGRRKIKNVLRMESNDRSDEFVAKPSPNLVMSEKKLIFEDHLLENIQLENITIADVKRITSKTFDFLRATGLRQTHISATTGINQSILSIILRDPGTKTISINRKKDVVFKLCEYYNKINLGLISHDPLTAPKISNSKKSGEIIQKKRTLSRRNTFEDGSNDNSIIPNPEIFVHSNPCQYNNFELEKKDDESQESVIDSECAIYGLKESKMKRIDDSSNNKSLGKNILLFSSCIGCSIIPTKIREEKKLFIEYSSSGPMSSFINDNNTLIKFTELNHSCKLSENHLNFDCNQDFTSRILEPILIPLSVNLRHFITSSFTDNCIAENTNISSVSRSNSSAILSTLKGKNFKPERFIWSSVSDSTALWGFVENLSRERHLSIFMSNSEKRKAFNWLVREIENYKSLYLQFLCVTLPSNIRPGNDSLLIREIRLNESYEDVIVNDRFEWNISNPTNQLLRYVECLISDLNLPQELFSELLYSALKQVFDEITNFVKRFNHKNITDELNSAQYINDQYEDDTSSNYSFGANFETRTNDENIDKESTRFVSYGNFIKWGSRADLEYDSDDNAKRFPTIENAEERRQIENRNRFRKRR; this comes from the coding sequence atgggtagaagaaaaataaaaaatgttttGCGGATGGAGAGTAATGACAGGTCGGACGAATTTGTCGCAAAGCCCTCTCCAAATTTAGTTATGTCtgaaaaaaagttaatatttgaagatcATCTccttgaaaatattcaactCGAAAATATCACCATTGCAGATGTTAAGAGAATAACAAGCAAGACATTCGATTTTTTACGTGCCACAGGATTAAGACAAACTCATATCTCTGCTACAACAGGAATAAATCAATCTATTTTGAGCATAATTTTGAGGGATCCTGGTACTAAAActatttcaattaatagGAAGAAAGATGTTGTATTCAAGTTATGTGAATATTATAACAAGATAAATTTAGGATTAATTTCTCATGACCCATTGACAGCACCCaaaatttctaattctaaaaaaagtggagaaattattcaaaagaaaagaacTCTTTCCAGAAGAAATACATTTGAAGATGGATCAAATGACAATTCGATTATACCGAATCCTGAGATTTTTGTTCATTCAAATCCTTGCCAATACAATAATTTCgaacttgaaaaaaaagatgacGAAAGCCAAGAAAGTGTTATTGATTCAGAATGTGCAATATATGGCTTAAAGGAATCAAAAATGAAACGTATAGATGATagttcaaataataaatctttaGGGAAAAATATCTTACTATTCAGCTCATGTATTGGTTGTTCTATAATCCCCACAAAAATAAGAGAGGAAAAGAAGctttttattgaatattcttCCAGTGGGCCAATGTCATCTTTTATTAACGATAATAACACTCTAATCAAATTCACAGAATTAAATCACTCCTGTAAATTGAGTGAGAATCATTTAAACTTTGATTGTAATCAAGACTTCACTTCAAGAATTTTAGAACCTATACTAATACCATTATCAGTCAACTTGCGGCACTTCATCACAAGCTCATTTACTGACAATTGCATAGCTGAAAATACTAACATTTCTTCAGTTTCGAGATCTAACTCATCGGCGATACTCTCTACACTCAAGGGAAAAAACTTCAAGCCCGAAAGATTTATCTGGTCCTCAGTTTCGGACTCCACTGCCCTATGGGGCTTTGTTGAAAATCTCAGTCGCGAGAGACACTTATCTATATTTATGAGCAATAGTGAAAAGAGAAAAGCGTTTAATTGGCTAGTAAGAGAGAtagaaaattataaaagtttatatttacaatttCTTTGTGTAACATTGCCCTCAAATATCAGACCAGGGAACGACTCACTGCTAATTCGCGAGATTCGTTTAAATGAGTCATATGAAGATGTCATTGTGAACGATAGGTTTGAGTGGAACATTTCGAATCCCACAAATCAGCTATTAAGATATGTCGAGTGCTTAATTTCAGATTTAAACCTACCacaagaattattttctgaGTTGCTTTATAGTGCTTTGAAACAGgtttttgatgaaattacaaattttgTTAAAAGGTTTAATCACAAAAACATTACTGACGAACTTAATTCTGCCCAGTACATTAACGATCAATACGAGGATGATACGTCTAGCAACTACTCTTTTGGCGCAAATTTTGAGACCCGTACGAAcgatgaaaatattgacaAGGAGTCTACAAGATTCGTCTCATATGggaattttattaaatggGGAAGTCGCGCTGACTTAGAGTATGATTCAGATGATAACGCTAAGCGATTTCCTACCATTGAGAACGCAGAAGAAAGGAGGCAAATAGAGAACCGAAACCGCTTTAGGAAGAGAAGataa
- a CDS encoding hypothetical protein (transcripts identified by EST), translated as MSVNIYASVIDNSLIKVLFVKTKAADSALFDDVIKQIQNSIIHYSLNIDQLKTSLKCDYINQNRSLLETKPFKINTVYRTICSNSNKTNIPRSLICIDHVVIFVTLKKKKCFNNKIFDNETNIPDHPFIYRVDIDIIDSINKEIELNCEDKNGIQFNSINELAENVILNIFCKFNSIVNKYIDKGYDKITKIELLEDKTLEIIRYRMRIAGIYLALGSPISSAMYYNSILELIEDHDLDLAYYLAHCFEGQATMLYYFYSNSENSLEWWEVVSNSLSSFIQDLPIPIQVSLQSNNYNSTNYNDSIYIIQSRKQIFFDSILKKLNLSLNLLWKINHFTNGFIISDNNTKLNYNSDFSVSIYELIIKKSRFLIENFVSHFYLDRKIIIDFLDPFVNLNIPPDYSRNDLYNYAMFLIGCAEIYFNINSKRRVGIILIKLSQLFNQNKIYNHSYYISCAAYQWYSSIYTGTNNFDLLKIIQNLAAHILKEEDNYSTHIQCALCNVSNNSNILLGSNYRLDQITEKKLGIMFEKHYVPGKLYLDNNYLQYLSIYKHDLSLSYSALISNGGTSLYQDLECSNAHYELLASLKPFVNSFVSYGVHSMLQAYRKFYLNTIDLQKLKAYPSRYEMLALITMIESSILFGCASRSATVLLLILDKIIYFPPIYNYDTLKIIQSKCIDSLSIISNTIQLPIIRAPYYSVTNGKNRCYTSIESLDHLFNTLLHTTQLILIFDVTFEQIPLNTECYKCNNEISLSSIFSAKVNDYCSNCESKMLKTDSSPMIFCKTSNISYFSDPKFIIQPEFKWVPLKVNNAKIPVLNSLKANQSNLFLYNPFEKKVNDLREICNHGKSQVETQTNIIWQAEKQYTIYVSLFNPFLIPIILDCFSVIIKGEVKCEISPVSVVIPPTPRFSTPGEVKVAIAVIPKNSGNLSIIGVTYKFSGINYVNFGSKLSFFNNKNNLKQYLNIFVVPNISYDDIIFWEKNDMQKQNLCINNNGKVVIKSKKKLNYEAEKKIKLLTSEVFIDQTEGTNEIFSFENMITKDNELIVTIECSNIYKMNRYKLLVTHWLEINGKVIISSKLFDLFSNIPPLPKITNISWIPKLDFQQACFKSNNNKWKVSNIWVIFTLENNSRVYPIEFSFSSNLLEGKKALLLPDKRNYRWVVETKIKNLIELQSNPLLLNWKAFFPNIIFDKNKSEFIIAGNLTANILIPEFLSRYEFYVEIKCNGTKIENRQAIPVNSMANIEIYAISERKSTSLTSIRIIPFGDTMKSKQIYLDYYESDINVSEVPILYFSIIGLEKKTYEWIVGVEELETSTQERVFHWKNDLLSISFT; from the coding sequence ATGTCAGTTAATATTTACGCTTCTGTAATTGACAACTCGTTGATTAAGGTGCTATTTGTTAAGACAAAAGCTGCTGATTCAGCTCTGTTTGATGATGTAATAAagcaaattcaaaattcgATAATACATTATTCGTTGAATATTGATCAACTTAAAACAAGCCTGAAATGCGATTATATAAACCAAAATAGGTCGTTATTAGAAACTAAGCCTTTTAAGATAAACACTGTTTATAGAACAATATGTTCAAATAGcaataaaacaaatattccaaGATCGTTAATTTGTATTGACCATGttgttatttttgttactttaaaaaaaaaaaaatgtttcaaTAACAAAATATTCGACAATGAGACGAATATCCCTGACCATCCATTTATTTATAGAGTTGATATCGACATCATTGATAGTATTAACAAAGAGATAGAGTTAAACTGCGAAGATAAAAATGGTAttcaatttaattcaatcaACGAGCTTGCAGAAAAtgttattttaaatattttttgcaAATTCAATTCAATTGTTAATAAATACATAGATAAAGGATATGacaaaattacaaaaattgAGTTATTAGAGGACAAAACCttagaaattattagataTAGAATGAGAATTGCAGGAATATATTTGGCTTTGGGATCCCCCATATCATCTGCAATGTActataattcaatattggAGCTAATAGAAGACCATGATTTAGATCTTGCTTATTACTTAGCGCATTGCTTTGAAGGCCAGGCTACCAtgttatattatttctattctAATTCAGAAAACTCATTGGAATGGTGGGAAGTTGTATCTAATTCATTAAGCTCGTTTATTCAAGACTTGCCTATCCCGATACAAGTCAGTCTacaatcaaataattacaatTCTACAAATTACAACGACTCGATTTATATTATACAGTCGagaaaacaaattttttttgattcaataCTTAAAAAGCTTAATCTTTCTCTAAATTTGCTTtggaaaataaatcattttacGAATGGATTTATAATATCTGAcaataatacaaaattaaattacaATAGTGATTTTTCCGTTTCAATTTATGAATTGATAATTAAAAAGTCACGATTTTTGATAGAGAATTTTGTAAGCCATTTCTACCTAGACaggaaaataataatagacTTTTTGGATCCATTTGTTAACTTAAATATCCCACCGGACTATTCAAGGAATGACTTATATAACTATGCTATGTTTTTGATAGGATGCGcagaaatttatttcaatattaatagtaaaagAAGGGTAGGAATCATCCTAATTAAGCTATCACAACTATTCAatcaaaacaaaatatataaCCATAGCTACTATATTTCATGTGCAGCCTATCAGTGGTATTCAAGTATTTACACTGGAACTAACAATTTTGatcttttgaaaattattcaaaatttagCTGCTCACATTctaaaagaagaagataattATTCAACACATATTCAATGTGCACTTTGTAATGTctctaataattcaaaCATTTTATTGGGAAGTAATTATAGACTTGATCAAATAactgaaaaaaaattaggtATAATGTTTGAAAAACATTATGTTCCTGGAAAACTTTATCTTGACAACaattatttacaatatCTTTCTATTTACAAACACGATCTATCTTTGAGTTATTCAGCGCTTATATCTAATGGAGGTACGAGCTTATATCAAGACTTAGAGTGTTCAAATGCCCATTATGAATTGCTTGCATCTTTAAAACCTTTTGTTAACAGTTTTGTTTCTTATGGCGTGCATTCAATGCTTCAGGCATATCGAAAATTTTATCTAAACACGATTGATTTGCAAAAGTTAAAAGCATACCCATCTAGATATGAAATGTTAGCGTTGATAACAATGATTGAGTCAAGTATTTTATTTGGATGTGCGTCAAGATCTGCAACAGTTTTATTACTAATACttgataaaattatatattttcctCCTATATATAACTATGATAcactaaaaataattcaatctAAATGCATAGACTCATTGTCAATCATAAGCAATACTATTCAACTTCCAATAATAAGGGCACCATATTACTCAGTTACGAACGGTAAAAATCGTTGTTACACTTCAATTGAATCATTGGACCATTTGTTCAATACTTTGCTTCATACAACGCAATTAATACTTATCTTCGATGTTACATTCGAGCAAATTCCATTAAATACCGAATGCTACAAGTGTAACAATGAAATTAGTTTATCTTCTATATTCAGTGCAAAAGTAAATGATTATTGTTCTAATTGCGAAAGCAAAATGCTAAAAACAGATAGTTCCCCCATGATTTTTTGTAaaacttcaaatattaGTTATTTTTCGGATCCaaagtttattattcaaCCAGAATTTAAATGGGTTCCTCTCAAAGTTAACAATGCAAAGATCCCAGTGTTAAATAGCTTGAAAGCTAACCAATCaaacttatttttatacaatccatttgaaaagaaagtCAATGATTTAAGGGAAATATGCAATCATGGTAAATCTCAAGTTGAAACTCAAACTAATATAATTTGGCAAGCTGAGAAACAGTATACAATTTATgtatcattatttaatccTTTCCTAATTCCTATTATTCTTGACTGCTTTAgtgtaattattaaaggTGAAGTGAAATGTGAGATTTCACCGGTTTCTGTAGTAATTCCACCAACTCCTAGATTCTCAACACCGGGCGAAGTGAAAGTAGCAATTGCAGTGATTCCAAAAAATTCAGGAAACTTATCTATTATTGGCGTTACCTATAAGTTCTCAGGAATAAATTACGTAAATTTTGGctcaaaattatcattttttaataacaagaacaatttaaaacaatatttaaatatttttgtagTACCTAATATTTCATATGatgatataattttttgggaaaaaaatgatatgcaaaaacaaaatttgtGTATAAATAACAATGGAAAAGTagttattaaatcaaaaaaaaaactaaattACGAAGCtgagaaaaaaatcaaattattaacttcaGAAGTCTTCATAGATCAAACTGAAGGTACAAATGAAATTTTCtcatttgaaaatatgattacgaaagataatgaattaattgtcACTATTGAATgctcaaatatatataagaTGAACAGATATAAGCTTCTAGTAACTCATTGGCTGGAAATTAACGGAAAggtaattatttcttccaaattatttgatttattttcaaatattcctCCGCTTCCCAAGATAACTAATATTTCATGGATACCAAAATTAGACTTCCAACAGGCTTGCTTTAAGTCAAACAACAATAAATGGAAGGTTAGCAACATTTGGGTTATTTTCACATTAGAAAATAACTCTAGAGTATACCCAATTGAGTTTTCATTTAGctcaaatttattagaagGGAAAAAAGCATTGCTTTTACCAGATAAAAGGAATTATAGGTGGGTTGTTGAgacaaaaattaaaaatttaattgaattacaAAGTAATCCGTTGTTATTAAATTGGAAGGcattttttccaaatattatatttgataaaaataaatcagaGTTTATAATTGCTGGAAATCTAACtgcaaatatattaataccTGAATTTCTATCTAGATATGAATTTTATGTAGAAATAAAGTGTAATGGAACGAAAATTGAAAACAGGCAAGCAATTCCAGTTAATTCAATGGccaatattgaaatttatgCAATATCTGAAAGAAAATCCACAAGTTTGACAAGCATCAGGATTATCCCGTTTGGAGATACAATGAAATCAAAACAAATATACTTAGACTATTACGAAAGTGATATTAATGTTTCAGAAGTGCCTATTCTctatttttctattattggTCTTGAGAAAAAAACATATGAATGGATTGTAGGAGTGGAAGAGTTGGAAACATCAACTCAGGAAAGAGTATTTCATTGGAAAAACGATCTACTCTCAATTTCATTTACttga